The Penicillium oxalicum strain HP7-1 chromosome VI, whole genome shotgun sequence genome window below encodes:
- a CDS encoding putative aryl-alcohol dehydrogenase AAD14: protein MNEIFKAPPEPATPLGRYRVLSSTAGIRVSPLQLGGMSIGDAWNQFMGSMSKEQSFKLLDAFFEAGGNFIDTANNYQNEQSEAWIGEWMTARKNRDQIVLATKFTTDYRTWELGKGKAPNVLGNHKRSMFNSVRDSLRKLQTDYIDVLYLHWWDHTTSIEEVMDSLHILVEQGKVMYLGISDSPAWVVSAANTYARAHGKTPFSVYQGRWNVMRRDFEREILPMARHFGMALAPWDVLGGGHFQTAKQLEARKANSEGLRNIMGADQTDEERRISEALAKVAAEHNIESVTAVALAYVLCKCPNVFPIVGGRKVEHLHDNIQALSIRLTEQQIQFLESANEFDVGFPSNFIGPDPATTVGKLFGIAGTAGHVDLVKAPMAIGYEPGN from the coding sequence ATGAACGAAATCTTCAAGGCACCTCCCGAGCCCGCCACCCCTCTGGGTCGCTACCGTGTCCTCTCTTCCACGGCCGGTATTCGGGTCTCGCCGCTCCAGCTGGGCGGCATGTCCATTGGCGACGCCTGGAATCAATTCATGGGGAGCATGAGCAAGGAGCAATCcttcaagctcctcgatGCTTTCTTTGAGGCCGGGGGTAACTTCATCGATACCGCCAACAACTACCAAAACGAGCAGTCCGAGGCCTGGATCGGCGAATGGATGACCGCTCGCAAGAACCGTGATCAGATTGTTCTCGCCACCAAGTTCACTACGGACTACCGCACCTGGGAGCtcggcaagggcaaggctCCCAACGTGTTGGGCAACCACAAGCGAAGCATGTTCAACAGCGTGCGCGATTCCCTGCGCAAACTGCAAACCGACTACATCGATGTGCTGTATCTGCACTGGTGGGATCATACGACCTCGATCGAAGAGGTAATGGACTCCCTGCATATTCTCGTCGAGCAAGGCAAGGTCATGTACCTGGGTATCTCAGACAGTCCCGCCTGGGTCGTCTCGGCGGCCAACACGTATGCTCGCGCACATGGCAAGACGCCCTTCTCGGTCTACCAGGGCCGATGGAATGTGATGCGTCGTGACTTTGAGCGCGAGATCCTCCCTATGGCCCGACACTTTGGCATGGCCCTGGCCCCCTGGGATGTCCTGGGCGGCGGTCACTTCCAAACAGCGAAGCAGCTGGAGGCCCGAAAAGCCAACAGCGAGGGCTTGCGCAATATCATGGGCGCGGATCAGACCGACGAGGAGCGTCGGATTTCCGAGGCTCTCGCCAAGGTTGCGGCCGAGCACAACATCGAGTCGGTTACCGCCGTGGCTCTGGCCTACGTCTTGTGCAAATGCCCCAATGTCTTCCCCATCGTCGGTGGGCGCAAGGTGGAACATCTCCACGACAACATCCAAGCTCTATCGATCCGTTTGACGGAGCAGCAAATCCAATTCCTCGAGTCCGCAAACGAATTCGACGTCGGCTTCCCGTCCAATTTCATCGGGCCCGACCCCGCTACTACGGTGGGTAAGCTCTTCGGCATCGCGGGCACTGCCGGGCATGTGGACTTGGTCAAGGCGCCCATGGCGATTGGATACGAACCTGGTAATTGA
- a CDS encoding Glucokinase — MSSALLNEATRIAREFDYPADQVKRGVEEYIKQSNEGLAKENTTLSQIPTFVTAVPNGTEKGLYLAVDLGGTNFRVCSVQLHGDTTFSLTQSKIMIPRELMVSGTSKELFLFLARQIEAFLRIHHNEHFEAHLRRRRDGNKIEDLFDLGFTFSFPVRQCGINSGTLIRWTKGFNIPDAVGQDVCALLQSAIDELNLPVRVAALVNDTVGTLMARSYTSPGETGTLLGAIFGTGTNGAYVEKLEKVTKLKDMKDAQYDSSTGEMIINAEWGSFDNQMSVLPDTIYDRELDADSNNPGVQMFEKRVSGMFLGEILRRALLSLHNNPEFGLFKPSQNSSVSIPADSLFYRQWGLDTSLLSQVEADTSKDFSEVKAALKDHLKIENPSNDECQAVKTIVHAIGKRAARLSAVPIAAVLIHTGKLETENMVDVGVDGSLVEFYPKFEDYIREAMREMPQVGVAGEKKVRIGISKDGSGVGAALIALVASKDDTMQLPTKRDD, encoded by the exons ATGTCGTCTGCTCTGCTGAACGAGGCTACGCGCATTGCGCGCGAGTTTGACTACCCCGCGGACCAGGTGAAGCGGGGTGTTGAAGAGTACATCAAGCAATCAAACGAGGGCCTCGCAAAGGAAAACACCACATTGAGCCAAATTCCCACTTTCGTGACTGCGGTCCCCAATGGCACAGAAAAG GGTCTGTATCTTGCAGTCGACTTGGGTGGCACCAACTTCCGTGTCTGCTCCGTTCAGCTCCACGGTGACACGACCTTCTCCCTCACGCAGTCGAAAATCATGATCCCCCGGGAACTCATGGTCTCCGGAACATCCAAGGagctcttccttttcctggCCCGTCAGATCGAGGCTTTCTTGCGCATCCACCACAATGAGCACTTCGAGGCTCACCTGCGCCGCCGTCGTGACGGCAACAAGATCGAGGACCTGTTCGACCTTGGATTCACCTTCAGTTTCCCCGTGCGCCAGTGCGGTATCAACTCGGGCACTCTCATTCGTTGGACCAAGGGCTTCAACATCCCCGACGCGGTGGGTCAAGATGTCTGCGCTCTCCTGCAGTCTGCGATTGATGAGCTCAACCTCCCCGTGCGCGTGGCCGCGCTGGTGAACGACACCGTCGGTACCCTCATGGCTCGCTCGTACACCTCTCCCGGCGAGACCGGAACTCTCCTGGGTGCCATTTTTGGTACCGGTACCAACGGTGCCTACGTTGAGAAGCTTGAAAAGGTGACCAAGCTCAAGGACATGAAGGATGCGCAATATGACAGCTCCACCggggagatgatcatcaacgCCGAGTGGGGTAGCTTCGACAACCAAATGAGCGTGCTGCCCGACACCATCTATGACCGTGAGCTTGATGCGGATAGCAACAACCCCGGTGTGCAGATGTTCGAGAAGCGTGTCTCGGGCATGTTCTTGGGTGAGATTCTGCGCCGCGCTCTGCTGAGCCTGCACAACAACCCCGAATTCGGCCTCTTCAAGCCCAGCCAGAACTCCTCCGTCTCCATCCCCGCCGATTCTCTCTTCTACCGCCAATGGGGGCTGGACACGAGTCTGCTGAGCCAAGTCGAGGCAGACACTAGCAAGGACTTCAGCGAGGTCAAGGCCGCTCTCAAGGATCACCTGAAGATTGAGAACCCCAGCAATGACGAGTGCCAGGCCGTGAAGACCATTGTTCACGCCATCGGCAAGCGTGCTGCCCGTCTCAGCGCTGTCCCTATCGCGGCCGTTCTCATCCACACTGGCAAGCTCGAGACCGAAAATATGGTCGACGTCGGAGTTGACGGCAGTCTTGTGGAGTTCTACCCCAAGTTTGAAGATTACATCCGCGAGGCCATGCGTGAGATGCCCCAGGTTGGAGTTGCGGGTGAGAAGAAGGTCCGCATCGGTATCTCCAAGGATGGCAGTGGCGTTGGCGCTGCCCTGATCGCCCTTGTTGCCAGCAAGGATGATACCATGCAATTGCCCACCAAGAGAGACGACTGA